The DNA sequence AAAGTCGTACGAATTAATTTTGGCAGCCAACTCTGTATTCCACAAAAAATCGGGGTGTATAAGTAACAACCAGCCTGTCGGCTCCACGTTGACCTCGGGGTTGATCTCAATTTTTAGAAATTGATCGGGCGAGCAAAAACAGAGCAAGCCCGAGTCAAAATCATAGTGTTGCTGACCATAGTTGAACCGCGCGTTTACATTCCTTTTCAAGCCGATAGAATAAAACTTCTGAATCCACTTTAGCGCCGAATCGTTCACAGGATAATTTACCTTACTGTAATCGATCAAACTAATGAGCGGATGCTCCGGCTTTGGTAAACCACAGAAAGTATGAAACTCACTAAGGGAATGAAAGTGAAAAGTATCGTTCATCAGTTTAAAAGTAACACATAAATATTTCTTATCTTGTTTTGTTTGTTAGAATGCGGTCGACAAAGTCAAATCTTTCCATTTTTCCGCCTCTTCCTCCAAAAGCCTGATTTTTTGCTGAGCCATCCCATAGGCATCCTCCCCCATCAAAAAATGTACTGGAGGGTTTTCCAATTCACTTAGCTGAATCAGTAATTCCGCTCCTTTTTGCGGATCGTTAGGCTGATTTCCATTAATTTGCTGTAGGTGCTGTGCTTCACTTTCTCTAGCTAAAACATAGGCGTCCAATGGGTTTTTTGCAGTTTTAACGGAACCGGATGACAAAAATTCTGTGCGGAAGTAACCTGGATAAACCAGTGTAGTATGCACTCCAAAAGGCTTCATTTCTACCGCAAGGGCTTCCGTAAAACCAGCGACAGCAAATTTGGTAGAACAATAAATTCCAAAAGCAGGAAAGCTACCCACCAAACCACCTACTGAAGCAATGTTGAAAATGTGTCCGGAATTTTGCTGACGTAGGTAAGGCGTTGTACGGCGAATCACATTCAATGAACCAAATACATTGACTTCATAATTCCTTCGTGCTTCTTCATCGGAAAGCTCTTCCAACGTCCCTATCTGACTGTAGCCTGCATTATTTACCACGATATCGATACGACCAAATCGATCAATAGCGGTCTGCACTGCCTTTCCTACCGCTTCGTCAGAGGTAATATCCATCTCAAGCGGAAGGAAGTTATCATGCTGACCAATGGCA is a window from the Sphingobacterium sp. lm-10 genome containing:
- a CDS encoding SDR family NAD(P)-dependent oxidoreductase; the encoded protein is MKTKKVWFVTGASKGLGKTLVKELLVQGYCVVATSRSEDSLTDAIGQHDNFLPLEMDITSDEAVGKAVQTAIDRFGRIDIVVNNAGYSQIGTLEELSDEEARRNYEVNVFGSLNVIRRTTPYLRQQNSGHIFNIASVGGLVGSFPAFGIYCSTKFAVAGFTEALAVEMKPFGVHTTLVYPGYFRTEFLSSGSVKTAKNPLDAYVLARESEAQHLQQINGNQPNDPQKGAELLIQLSELENPPVHFLMGEDAYGMAQQKIRLLEEEAEKWKDLTLSTAF